GCTTTATAGCATTTAATAAAAGCTTCTTGTACCAAGTCTTCAGCGTCCCATTTATTGTTGGTTAGAGTAAGACAATACCTATATAATTTATCCGTATGATCCTCAAGTTGTAGTTTCATAAAAACCTCCTTGAACTAAATAATAAATTTTTGTAACTTTTCATTTATTATAATCGTTAGTAATATGAAAAATAAACAAGGAGGAAAAATTATGTTTAAAGTAGGCGGGATTTTCATTCCAGTAACAAATCTTGAACGTTCAAAGAAATGGTATGAAAAAAACTTAGGATTAATAAAAGTTGATGAATGGCAGGAAGAGGGACAAGATTATGGAGTTGGCTATATTTTTAAAGGTGACACTGTAGGGCTAACCTTAATTAAAGTCGAAAAACCACAGGTAACGGAGTTTTCAACAATCGGGAAAAACAAAAATGTTTATTTTAATTTTTTGGTAGAAGATATTATGCCTGCTTATGAACAGCTCAATAAGAATGGAGTCGAGACAACAGAAATCCATGATTACGGTCTTATGAAGGGTTTTGACTTTGTAGACCCAGATGGAAATTCCTTTAGTGTTGTTAGTGAGGAAAAGCATTCACCTTATCATCCT
The sequence above is a segment of the Psychrobacillus sp. FSL K6-2836 genome. Coding sequences within it:
- a CDS encoding VOC family protein, which produces MKNKQGGKIMFKVGGIFIPVTNLERSKKWYEKNLGLIKVDEWQEEGQDYGVGYIFKGDTVGLTLIKVEKPQVTEFSTIGKNKNVYFNFLVEDIMPAYEQLNKNGVETTEIHDYGLMKGFDFVDPDGNSFSVVSEEKHSPYHPENLLNL